The nucleotide sequence GCGTCACCGTGGTGGACAACTCCTCGGCGTGGCGCCGTGACCCCGAGGTGCCGCTGGTGGTCAGCGAGGTCAACCCGCAGGACCTGCAGAACCTGCCCAAGGGCATCATCGCCAACCCCAACTGCACCACCATGGCCGCCATGCCGGTGCTCAAGGTGCTGCACGACGAGGCCGGTCTGCGCCGCCTGGTGGTCAGCACCTACCAGGCGGTCTCCGGCAGCGGCCTGTCCGGCGTCGCCGAGCTGGAGTCGCAGGTGCAGGCCGTGGCGGCCGACGCCGCGCAGCTCACCCACGACGGTGGCGCGGTGGAGTTCCCCGCCCCGGACAACTACGTCGCCCCGATCGCGTTCAACGTGCTGCCCATGGCCGGCAAGCTGGTCGACGACGGCTCCTTCGAGACCGACGAGGAGCAGAAGCTGCGCCACGAGAGCCGCAAGATCCTCGGCATCCCCGAGCTGCTGGTGTCCGGCACCTGTGTGCGGGTCCCGGTGTTCACCGGCCACTCGCTGTCCATCAGCGCGGAGTTCGACCGGCCGCTGTCGGTGGAGCGGGCGCGGGAGCTGCTGGCTGACGCTGCGGGAGTGCAGCTGGTCGACGTGCCCACCCCGCTGGCTGCCGCCGGCGGCGACGTGAGCCTGGTCGGCCGGT is from Rhodococcus sp. X156 and encodes:
- a CDS encoding aspartate-semialdehyde dehydrogenase — encoded protein: MSAHDSGAGLRVGVVGATGQVGAVMRRLLDERDFPLAELRFFASARSAGTKLPWRDGEIVVEDAATADPSGLDVALFSAGATTSRAQAPRFAAAGVTVVDNSSAWRRDPEVPLVVSEVNPQDLQNLPKGIIANPNCTTMAAMPVLKVLHDEAGLRRLVVSTYQAVSGSGLSGVAELESQVQAVAADAAQLTHDGGAVEFPAPDNYVAPIAFNVLPMAGKLVDDGSFETDEEQKLRHESRKILGIPELLVSGTCVRVPVFTGHSLSISAEFDRPLSVERARELLADAAGVQLVDVPTPLAAAGGDVSLVGRLRQDEGVPDGRGLTLFVSGDNLRKGAALNTVQIAELLAAAG